A portion of the Krasilnikovia cinnamomea genome contains these proteins:
- a CDS encoding EAL domain-containing protein codes for MTVTLPPLPADRTARHVLSAQAVEMAFQPVVELYDGTVKAYEALARFDPHFISPVHAFKAASDAGIGVELELLAIEQALLSLDHIPAGAWLSTNLSVEALMNPTVINTLLAHADRGIGVELTEHTQVHDYEALVQVTNELRAAGVLIAVDDAGAGFASLSHILQLRPDIIKLDITLTRGIDTDPVRGALARSLVSFADDIGAMLIAEGIETFAEHEKLRGLGVRLGQGFYMGSPGPLPTAQIAVPA; via the coding sequence ATGACCGTCACGCTGCCCCCGCTCCCCGCCGACCGCACGGCGCGCCACGTGCTCAGCGCCCAGGCCGTCGAGATGGCTTTCCAGCCCGTCGTCGAGCTGTACGACGGGACCGTCAAGGCGTACGAGGCGCTGGCCCGCTTCGACCCGCACTTCATCAGCCCGGTCCACGCGTTCAAGGCCGCCAGCGATGCGGGCATCGGCGTGGAGCTGGAGCTGCTGGCGATCGAGCAGGCCCTGCTGAGCCTCGACCACATCCCGGCCGGTGCCTGGCTCAGCACGAACCTGTCCGTCGAGGCGCTGATGAACCCGACAGTGATCAACACGCTGCTGGCCCACGCCGACCGGGGCATCGGGGTCGAGCTCACCGAGCACACCCAGGTGCACGACTACGAGGCGCTGGTGCAGGTCACCAACGAGCTGCGCGCCGCCGGGGTACTCATCGCCGTCGACGACGCCGGTGCCGGGTTCGCCAGCCTGAGCCACATCCTGCAGCTGCGCCCGGACATCATCAAGCTGGACATCACCCTGACCCGGGGCATCGACACCGACCCGGTGCGGGGGGCGCTGGCCCGCTCGCTGGTCAGCTTCGCCGACGACATCGGCGCGATGCTCATCGCCGAGGGCATCGAGACCTTCGCCGAGCACGAGAAGCTGCGCGGGCTGGGCGTGCGGCTGGGCCAGGGCTTCTACATGGGGTCGCCGGGCCCGCTGCCGACGGCGCAGATCGCGGTCCCGGCGTAG
- a CDS encoding GGDEF domain-containing protein, with amino-acid sequence MHAAAIAATPRSRADARAAIVRTSSVRAIIAPAVVALYLLATPHQPHRPLMFGVIAVMIAVASATWGPAARIARSRARVAVQSAGVFVSLTGGATLSLLDGGIRSPLGALVPISVAFYAIMMPPRAFVIVTVLAALEYWAVALLGEPAPAGYAVVYTLCLGGVSTLCLRHAAALAALRRRLAEVTRVDPLTRSLNRRGFDERLEHAVELARGGEPVTLILTDLDRFKQINDTWGHQAGDDVLAATARTMRGALRDTDVVGRLGGDEFGALLTGTGPQEAPAIVERLRAALESGAPASLGYASCPAEATTVEELRRLADARAYADKTARTGRAPTETHVRRARELGAAPAAARVSGTERRRRSIADMGLLCACNTAVGMVYAVGFGQHQPHRLHMAVLCAVGFAYGVWFVRAAGRMSRSPRARLLMALHGILMLTMTAAMPILNGGVESATGLGMLAPMPLIALGAHLRMALPLLVLNGAGYLVVAATFGAPGGWYAVLHLLGFASVAAACAIQGRDSARRRRRLTELSHTDALTGVLNRRGFEHCAARLLHPGQAVGLTLFDLDGFKTLNDTTGHAAGDELLRWVATTLTAHAPPGSVVGRLGGDEFVALIPAADPRAHAERMRAALGPRAATSVGTAALGSDGADFPALYAHADAELYAEKATRRPAAPVTVPARVADPDPSRRCGSSRLPRPAA; translated from the coding sequence ATGCACGCTGCCGCAATCGCCGCCACACCGCGCTCCCGCGCGGACGCGCGCGCGGCGATCGTGCGCACCAGCAGCGTCCGCGCCATCATCGCCCCGGCCGTCGTGGCCCTGTACCTGCTGGCCACGCCACACCAGCCACACCGGCCGCTGATGTTCGGCGTCATCGCCGTGATGATCGCGGTCGCGAGCGCCACCTGGGGTCCGGCGGCGCGCATCGCCCGGTCCCGGGCACGGGTCGCGGTGCAGTCCGCGGGCGTCTTCGTCAGCCTGACCGGCGGGGCCACGCTGAGCCTGCTCGACGGCGGCATCCGCAGCCCGCTCGGGGCGCTCGTGCCGATCTCCGTCGCCTTCTACGCGATCATGATGCCGCCGCGGGCGTTCGTGATCGTTACGGTGCTGGCCGCACTGGAATACTGGGCCGTGGCGCTGCTGGGCGAGCCCGCCCCCGCCGGCTACGCCGTGGTCTACACGCTCTGCCTCGGCGGCGTCTCGACCCTGTGCCTGCGGCACGCCGCCGCCCTCGCCGCGCTGCGGCGCCGCCTGGCCGAGGTGACCCGCGTCGACCCGCTCACCCGCAGCCTGAACCGCCGCGGCTTCGACGAGCGCCTGGAACACGCGGTCGAGCTGGCCCGGGGCGGCGAGCCGGTCACCCTGATCCTCACCGACCTGGACCGCTTCAAACAGATCAACGACACGTGGGGCCACCAGGCGGGCGACGACGTGCTCGCCGCCACGGCACGCACCATGCGGGGCGCGCTGCGTGACACCGACGTGGTGGGACGCCTGGGCGGCGACGAGTTCGGCGCGCTGCTCACCGGCACCGGCCCGCAGGAGGCGCCCGCGATCGTGGAACGGCTGCGCGCCGCCCTGGAATCCGGCGCCCCGGCCAGCCTCGGCTACGCCTCCTGCCCCGCCGAGGCCACCACCGTCGAGGAGCTGCGCCGCCTCGCCGACGCCCGCGCGTACGCGGACAAGACCGCCCGCACCGGCCGCGCCCCCACCGAGACACACGTACGGCGGGCCCGGGAGCTCGGTGCCGCACCCGCGGCCGCCCGGGTCTCCGGCACTGAACGCCGCCGCCGTTCCATCGCGGACATGGGCCTGCTGTGCGCGTGCAACACCGCGGTCGGCATGGTGTACGCGGTCGGCTTCGGCCAACATCAGCCGCACCGGCTGCACATGGCCGTGCTCTGCGCCGTGGGCTTCGCGTACGGCGTCTGGTTCGTCCGGGCGGCCGGCCGGATGAGCCGGTCCCCGCGCGCGCGGCTGCTGATGGCGCTGCACGGCATCCTCATGCTGACCATGACCGCCGCCATGCCGATCCTCAACGGCGGTGTCGAGTCGGCGACCGGGCTGGGCATGCTGGCCCCGATGCCGCTGATCGCGCTCGGCGCGCACCTGCGCATGGCCCTGCCGCTGCTGGTGCTCAACGGCGCGGGCTACCTCGTGGTGGCGGCGACGTTCGGCGCACCCGGCGGCTGGTACGCCGTCCTGCACCTGCTCGGCTTCGCCTCGGTCGCGGCGGCCTGCGCCATCCAGGGCCGCGACAGCGCCCGGCGCCGTCGCCGGCTGACCGAGCTGTCCCACACCGACGCGCTCACCGGCGTACTGAACCGCCGCGGGTTCGAGCACTGCGCCGCCAGACTGCTGCACCCCGGCCAGGCGGTCGGCCTGACCCTGTTCGACCTCGACGGCTTCAAGACGCTCAACGACACCACCGGGCACGCCGCCGGCGACGAACTGCTGCGCTGGGTGGCGACCACGCTGACGGCGCACGCGCCGCCCGGATCGGTCGTCGGGCGCCTCGGCGGCGACGAGTTCGTGGCGCTGATCCCGGCGGCGGACCCGCGGGCGCACGCGGAACGGATGCGGGCCGCGCTGGGGCCACGCGCCGCCACCAGTGTCGGGACGGCCGCGCTGGGCTCCGACGGTGCGGACTTCCCCGCGCTGTACGCCCACGCCGACGCCGAACTGTACGCGGAGAAGGCGACACGCCGGCCCGCGGCGCCGGTCACGGTCCCGGCGCGGGTCGCCGACCCGGATCCGAGCCGGCGCTGCGGCAGCTCCCGGCTGCCGCGACCGGCCGCGTAG
- a CDS encoding GGDEF domain-containing protein translates to MPADLDADAPRIRADARAAIVRSSSRRALLVPAVIGLYVAATPHGPHRPVVIGVVAAMAAFAGATWWAAARIARSRARVGVQAAALVVNIVGSCALTMLEGGIASPLGVLLPSCVIFYAIMMPPRMFAVAAALTAVAYWTAALLGGPAPAGYAVVYTLGMGAVSYLCLRHAAALAGLRRRLAEVSRVDPLTRSLNRRGFDEQLEHAVAQARRTGQPVTLILTDLDKFKLINDTWGHQAGDDVLTATARTMNNALRDTDLVGRLGGDEFGALLTGTGPDDAPAIVERLRTALETGAPASLGYATCPTEATTVEELRRLADARAYADKTTRTGRTPAQRHVEQARKHTATPTTTRVTRTERRRRSIADMGRLCAADSSVAVVYAALFATHSPHRLTIGVVCALGVLYGVGVVAGAGWLSRSAYVRPMMALNAVLLFALAIVVPLLDGGVASTTGVGMLAPMPLIALGARLRVAVPWLALDAAAYLALAATVGNPGLAYPIMHLVGFGLVTAACAVQGSASAERRRRLTDLSQTDALTGLLNRRGVEDRITDRLRGGDPVGLVLVDLDGFKTLNDTAGHAAGDELLRWVATTLTAHAPPGSVVGRLGGDEFVALIPGADAQAVAEELRAALAPRTAASVGVAVPDSEGTGFAELYAHADTHLYAEKAVRRRGAAQDVAGVTVT, encoded by the coding sequence ATGCCTGCTGACCTCGACGCCGACGCGCCGCGCATCCGCGCGGACGCGCGCGCGGCGATCGTGCGCTCCAGCAGCCGGCGCGCCCTGCTCGTCCCCGCCGTCATCGGCCTCTACGTCGCGGCCACGCCGCACGGGCCGCACCGCCCCGTCGTGATCGGCGTCGTGGCGGCCATGGCCGCCTTCGCGGGCGCCACGTGGTGGGCGGCGGCGCGGATCGCCCGGTCCCGGGCCCGGGTCGGGGTGCAGGCCGCGGCCCTGGTCGTCAACATCGTGGGCAGCTGTGCGCTGACCATGCTCGAGGGCGGCATCGCCAGCCCGCTCGGCGTGCTGCTGCCCAGCTGCGTCATCTTCTACGCGATCATGATGCCGCCGCGGATGTTCGCCGTGGCCGCCGCCCTCACCGCCGTCGCCTACTGGACCGCGGCGCTGCTGGGCGGGCCCGCCCCGGCCGGCTACGCGGTCGTCTACACGCTGGGCATGGGTGCGGTGTCGTACCTGTGTCTGCGGCATGCCGCCGCACTCGCCGGACTGCGCCGCCGCCTGGCCGAAGTCTCCCGCGTCGACCCCCTCACCCGCAGCCTCAACCGCCGCGGCTTCGACGAACAACTCGAACACGCCGTCGCACAAGCCCGACGCACCGGCCAACCCGTCACCCTCATCCTCACCGACCTCGACAAATTCAAACTCATCAACGACACCTGGGGCCACCAAGCCGGCGACGACGTCCTCACCGCCACCGCCCGCACCATGAACAACGCCCTACGCGACACCGACCTCGTCGGCCGCCTCGGCGGCGACGAATTCGGCGCCCTCCTCACCGGCACCGGACCCGACGACGCCCCCGCCATCGTCGAACGACTCCGCACCGCCCTCGAAACCGGCGCCCCCGCCAGCCTCGGCTACGCCACCTGCCCCACCGAAGCCACCACCGTCGAAGAACTCCGCCGCCTCGCCGACGCCCGCGCCTACGCCGACAAAACCACCCGCACCGGCCGCACCCCCGCCCAACGCCACGTCGAACAAGCCCGCAAGCACACCGCCACCCCCACCACCACCCGGGTCACCCGCACCGAACGCCGCCGCCGGTCCATCGCCGACATGGGCCGGCTGTGCGCCGCCGACAGCTCCGTCGCCGTCGTGTACGCCGCCCTGTTCGCCACGCACTCGCCGCACCGGTTGACCATCGGCGTGGTGTGCGCCCTCGGCGTGCTCTACGGCGTGGGCGTCGTCGCGGGTGCCGGCTGGCTGAGCCGCTCGGCGTACGTGCGCCCGATGATGGCGCTCAACGCGGTGCTGCTGTTCGCCCTGGCGATCGTCGTGCCGCTGCTGGACGGCGGCGTGGCCTCGACGACCGGCGTGGGCATGCTGGCGCCGATGCCGCTGATCGCGCTCGGCGCGCGGCTGCGGGTGGCGGTGCCCTGGCTCGCCCTGGACGCCGCGGCCTACCTGGCGCTGGCGGCGACGGTCGGAAACCCCGGCCTGGCGTACCCGATCATGCACCTGGTCGGTTTCGGCCTCGTCACCGCGGCCTGCGCCGTCCAGGGCAGCGCCAGCGCCGAGCGGCGCCGCCGCCTGACCGACCTGTCGCAGACGGACGCGCTCACGGGTCTGCTCAACCGCCGCGGTGTCGAGGACCGGATCACCGACCGGTTGCGCGGCGGCGACCCGGTGGGCCTGGTGCTGGTCGACCTCGACGGCTTCAAGACGCTCAACGACACCGCCGGGCACGCCGCCGGCGACGAACTGCTGCGCTGGGTGGCGACCACGCTGACGGCGCACGCGCCGCCCGGGTCGGTCGTCGGGCGCCTCGGCGGTGACGAGTTCGTGGCGCTGATCCCCGGTGCCGACGCCCAGGCGGTTGCCGAGGAACTCCGTGCGGCGCTCGCGCCGCGCACCGCGGCCAGTGTCGGCGTCGCCGTGCCGGACTCCGAGGGCACCGGCTTCGCGGAGCTGTACGCGCACGCCGACACCCACCTGTACGCGGAGAAGGCGGTACGCCGCCGCGGCGCCGCCCAGGACGTGGCCGGCGTCACCGTCACCTGA
- a CDS encoding GGDEF domain-containing protein, producing MHADASADAPRTRGDVRAATVRSSSLLAVAAPVVVALYLAATPGPARPVMFAVTAVMLAVAAATWRAVPRIARARARVAVQAAGLVVNLAGAAALSLMDGGIASPLGALVPVCVVFYAIMMPPRVFTVAAGFAVVAYWTVALLGGPAPAGYAVVYTLGLGGVSFLCLRHAAALAGLRRRLAEVSRVDPLTRSLNRRGFDEQLEHAVAQARRTGQPVTLILTDLDKFKLINDTWGHQAGDDVLTATARTMNNALRDTDLVGRLGGDEFGALLTGTGPDDAPAIVERLRTALETGAPASLGYATCPTEATTVEELRRLADARAYADKTTRTGRTPAQRHVEQARKHTATPTTTRVTRTERRRRSIADVGWLCVSDNLVGLLYAAGFAQLAPQRLAIAAVCAFGLVYGLAFVAAAHRLSRSPRIRLLMAIHGTLMLALTVTVPVLDGGVSSATGLGMLVPMPLIALGAQLRVALPLLALNATAYLVVGATVGAPGAWYTAMHLLGFGAVAAACAAQGRDSARRRRRLTDLSQTDALTGLLNRRGFEDRCATLLRPGRTMGLVLFDLDGFKTLNDTAGHAAGDELLRWVATTLTAHAPDGSVVGRLGGDEFVALIPAADVHAQAQRLRSALAARSPASLGIAANGTDGTDFAALYAHADTHLYAEKVVRRRGAPPRRVATPQLSARSA from the coding sequence ATGCACGCTGACGCAAGCGCCGACGCGCCGCGTACCCGTGGGGACGTGCGCGCGGCGACAGTGCGTTCCAGCAGCCTGCTCGCCGTGGCCGCCCCGGTCGTCGTGGCGCTCTATCTCGCGGCGACCCCGGGACCGGCCCGGCCGGTGATGTTCGCCGTGACCGCCGTGATGTTGGCGGTCGCCGCCGCCACCTGGCGTGCGGTGCCGCGGATCGCCCGGGCCCGGGCACGGGTCGCGGTGCAGGCCGCCGGCCTGGTCGTCAATCTGGCCGGCGCCGCCGCGCTGAGCCTGATGGACGGCGGCATCGCCAGCCCGCTCGGGGCACTCGTGCCGGTCTGTGTCGTCTTCTACGCGATCATGATGCCGCCCCGGGTGTTCACGGTCGCCGCCGGTTTCGCCGTGGTGGCCTACTGGACGGTCGCCCTGCTGGGCGGCCCCGCCCCCGCCGGGTACGCGGTCGTCTACACCCTGGGGCTGGGCGGGGTCTCGTTCCTGTGTCTGCGGCATGCCGCCGCGCTGGCCGGACTGCGCCGCCGCCTGGCCGAAGTCTCCCGCGTCGACCCCCTCACCCGCAGCCTCAACCGCCGCGGCTTCGACGAACAACTCGAACACGCCGTCGCACAAGCCCGACGCACCGGCCAACCCGTCACCCTCATCCTCACCGACCTCGACAAATTCAAACTCATCAACGACACCTGGGGCCACCAAGCCGGCGACGACGTCCTCACCGCCACCGCCCGCACCATGAACAACGCCCTACGCGACACCGACCTCGTCGGCCGCCTCGGCGGCGACGAATTCGGCGCCCTCCTCACCGGCACCGGACCCGACGACGCCCCCGCCATCGTCGAACGACTCCGCACCGCCCTCGAAACCGGCGCCCCCGCCAGCCTCGGCTACGCCACCTGCCCCACCGAAGCCACCACCGTCGAAGAACTCCGCCGCCTCGCCGACGCCCGCGCCTACGCCGACAAAACCACCCGCACCGGCCGCACCCCCGCCCAACGCCACGTCGAACAAGCCCGCAAGCACACCGCCACCCCCACCACCACCCGGGTCACCCGCACCGAACGCCGCCGCCGGTCCATCGCCGACGTGGGCTGGCTGTGCGTCTCCGACAACCTGGTCGGCCTCCTCTACGCGGCCGGTTTCGCCCAGCTGGCGCCGCAGCGGCTGGCCATCGCCGCCGTGTGTGCCTTCGGCCTGGTCTACGGCCTGGCGTTCGTCGCGGCGGCACACCGGCTGAGCCGGTCCCCGCGGATCCGGCTGCTGATGGCGATCCACGGCACCCTGATGCTGGCCCTGACCGTCACCGTGCCGGTGCTGGACGGCGGCGTCTCGTCGGCGACCGGCCTCGGCATGCTGGTGCCGATGCCGCTGATCGCCCTCGGCGCGCAGCTGCGGGTGGCGCTGCCGCTGCTCGCGCTCAACGCCACCGCGTACCTCGTGGTGGGGGCCACGGTCGGCGCCCCCGGAGCGTGGTACACGGCCATGCATCTGCTCGGCTTCGGCGCCGTCGCGGCCGCCTGCGCCGCTCAGGGCCGCGACAGCGCCCGCCGGCGCCGCCGGCTGACCGACCTGTCGCAGACGGACGCACTGACCGGCCTGCTCAACCGCCGCGGGTTCGAGGACCGCTGCGCCACGCTGCTGCGCCCCGGCCGGACGATGGGGCTGGTGCTGTTCGACCTGGACGGCTTCAAGACGCTCAACGACACCGCCGGGCACGCCGCCGGCGACGAACTGCTGCGCTGGGTCGCGACCACCCTGACGGCGCACGCGCCGGACGGGTCGGTCGTCGGGCGCCTCGGCGGCGACGAGTTCGTGGCCCTGATCCCGGCCGCGGACGTGCACGCGCAGGCGCAGCGGCTGCGCTCGGCGCTGGCCGCCCGCAGCCCCGCCAGCCTCGGCATCGCCGCGAACGGCACCGACGGCACCGACTTCGCCGCCCTGTACGCGCACGCGGACACCCACCTGTACGCGGAGAAGGTGGTCCGCCGCCGCGGCGCCCCACCCCGGCGGGTGGCCACGCCGCAGCTCAGCGCGCGGTCAGCGTGA
- a CDS encoding LLM class F420-dependent oxidoreductase, producing MSVRFGVFVPQGWKMDLVEIADPVEQYEAMTAVARAADAGPWDSVWVYDHFHTVPTPTINSVFECWTVTSTLARDTSRVHIGQMVSCNAYRQPSLYAKIASTVDVASKGRLYAGLGAGWYEHEWKAYGYEWVDTRERMGAFREAVQIVHRMWTEQRPSFSGKYYSIDAPINEPKGVRKPHPSFWIGGGGEQVTLKLVAKYADACNVGGGDPELISRKLGVLRRHCDDLGRDYDRIIKSTTLELDLTEPPQDTIGRVERMVEAGADYVIVYVPRVAYDHEPMQRFATEVITQFAG from the coding sequence ATGAGTGTGCGCTTCGGGGTCTTCGTGCCGCAGGGATGGAAGATGGACCTGGTCGAGATCGCCGACCCGGTCGAGCAGTACGAGGCGATGACCGCCGTCGCGCGGGCCGCGGACGCCGGACCGTGGGACTCGGTGTGGGTGTACGACCACTTCCACACCGTTCCCACCCCGACCATCAACTCGGTCTTCGAGTGCTGGACGGTCACCTCCACACTTGCCCGCGACACGAGCCGGGTCCACATCGGCCAGATGGTCAGCTGCAACGCGTACCGCCAGCCCTCGCTCTACGCCAAGATCGCGTCCACGGTGGACGTGGCCAGCAAGGGCCGCTTGTACGCCGGTCTCGGTGCCGGATGGTACGAGCACGAGTGGAAGGCGTACGGCTACGAGTGGGTCGACACCCGCGAACGGATGGGCGCGTTCCGCGAGGCCGTGCAGATCGTGCACCGGATGTGGACCGAGCAGCGGCCGTCGTTCTCGGGCAAGTACTACTCGATCGACGCGCCGATCAACGAGCCGAAGGGGGTGCGCAAGCCGCACCCGTCGTTCTGGATCGGCGGCGGCGGCGAGCAGGTCACCCTGAAGCTGGTCGCCAAGTACGCGGACGCCTGCAACGTCGGCGGCGGCGACCCGGAGCTGATCTCCCGCAAGCTGGGCGTGCTGCGCCGCCACTGTGACGACCTCGGCCGCGACTACGACCGGATCATCAAGTCGACCACCCTGGAGCTGGATCTGACGGAGCCGCCGCAGGACACGATCGGGCGCGTCGAGCGCATGGTGGAGGCGGGCGCCGACTACGTCATCGTCTACGTGCCCCGGGTGGCGTACGACCACGAGCCGATGCAGCGCTTCGCCACCGAGGTCATTACGCAGTTCGCGGGATAG
- the pepN gene encoding aminopeptidase N — protein MTTPSLTQAEAERRAALLRVQGYDIAVDLTDLPTGPQVRCVSTMTFTCTEPGAETFVDCAAAVVAATLNGAPLPPAAHGRITLPDLAAHNTLRVQTVQEHTSDGPGVHRAVDPADGEVYVWTTFEPDEARYVWACFDQPDLKAPHAFTVTAPATWTVLSNTGDPRVEDLGAARRWTFPPTPALSPYNTVVNAGPLHELRRTVGGHDLGLYARRSLAAVLDRDADEIFTVTGQGLAFFADAFAMPFPQRKYDQVFMPEFGGAMENYGCVTWSDSWLRRVTPTPAERESLACVLLHEMAHMWFGNIVTMRWWDDLWLNEAFAEFACYWAATGATRYTDAWAGLLAGEKLAAYLADQGPTSHPIRQPVRDVAEAASIFDDITYPKGAAVLRQLMTYVGEAAFTAGMRAYFARHAWGNTTLQDLIDALAAASGRDLGPWRTGWLETAGTDRLTLDRDGDAPVLAARGPEGPPRPQVLAVGAYRRGPAGLERTALAEVEVRGPRTPVGLPSGADLYLVNDDDLTFATTRPDPAGRAALLAAAAQLPTAVSRGVAVATVWDMLTTGEADAAEAVRCLTAVLAVETSDAVIEPYLRLAMDAAEWWAPESRRAALTAEVAEVCARLAGQPGRRRVGLRGLARTVADLASVARLRDEANDDVDLRWRALIRAAALGGDTAREAESLLARDPDPDARFRALAVRAATPDAGEKEAVWQELAVRRSVPIGSVPAVTTAFWQPGQDGLLTPYAQKYLALLPEMHRGGMVPAMFYAHRLFPMVGVGTEFLPRARAAAAHAAPVVRKTLLQRADEVGRMLRARS, from the coding sequence TTGACCACCCCCAGTCTCACCCAGGCGGAGGCCGAACGCCGCGCCGCCCTGCTGCGGGTGCAGGGCTACGACATCGCGGTCGACCTCACCGACCTGCCCACCGGGCCACAGGTCCGGTGCGTGTCCACCATGACCTTCACCTGCACCGAGCCCGGCGCCGAGACGTTCGTCGACTGCGCGGCCGCGGTCGTCGCCGCCACCCTCAACGGTGCGCCGCTGCCCCCGGCCGCCCACGGCCGGATCACCCTGCCCGACCTCGCCGCGCACAACACCCTGCGGGTGCAGACCGTGCAGGAGCACACGAGCGACGGGCCGGGCGTGCACCGGGCCGTCGACCCCGCCGACGGCGAGGTGTACGTGTGGACGACGTTCGAGCCCGACGAGGCGAGGTACGTCTGGGCCTGCTTCGACCAGCCCGACCTCAAGGCGCCGCACGCGTTCACCGTGACCGCCCCGGCCACGTGGACGGTCCTCAGTAACACCGGCGACCCGCGCGTCGAGGACCTCGGCGCCGCCCGGCGCTGGACGTTCCCGCCGACGCCCGCGCTGTCGCCGTACAACACGGTGGTCAACGCGGGGCCGTTGCACGAGCTGCGCCGTACGGTGGGCGGCCACGACCTCGGCCTGTACGCCCGCCGTTCGCTGGCCGCGGTGCTGGACCGCGACGCCGACGAGATCTTCACCGTGACCGGGCAGGGGCTGGCGTTCTTCGCCGACGCGTTCGCCATGCCGTTCCCGCAGCGCAAGTACGACCAGGTCTTCATGCCCGAGTTCGGCGGCGCCATGGAGAACTACGGCTGCGTCACCTGGTCCGACTCCTGGCTGCGGCGGGTCACCCCCACCCCGGCGGAACGGGAGAGCCTCGCCTGCGTGCTGCTGCACGAGATGGCGCACATGTGGTTCGGCAACATCGTCACGATGCGCTGGTGGGACGACCTGTGGCTGAACGAGGCGTTCGCCGAGTTCGCCTGCTACTGGGCCGCCACCGGCGCCACCCGCTACACCGACGCGTGGGCCGGACTGCTGGCCGGGGAGAAGCTGGCCGCCTACCTGGCCGACCAGGGCCCGACCAGCCACCCGATCCGCCAGCCCGTGCGCGACGTCGCCGAGGCGGCGTCCATTTTCGACGACATCACCTACCCCAAGGGCGCGGCGGTGCTGCGCCAGCTCATGACGTACGTGGGGGAGGCGGCGTTCACCGCGGGCATGCGGGCCTACTTCGCCCGGCACGCGTGGGGCAACACCACGCTGCAGGACCTGATCGACGCGCTGGCCGCCGCGTCCGGCCGCGACCTCGGGCCGTGGCGTACCGGGTGGCTGGAGACGGCGGGCACCGACCGGCTGACGCTGGACCGCGACGGTGACGCCCCGGTGCTGGCGGCGCGGGGGCCGGAGGGGCCGCCCCGGCCGCAGGTGCTGGCCGTGGGCGCCTACCGGCGCGGCCCGGCGGGCCTGGAACGCACCGCGCTGGCCGAGGTGGAGGTGCGCGGGCCGCGCACCCCCGTGGGCCTTCCGTCCGGCGCCGACCTGTACCTGGTCAACGACGACGACCTCACGTTCGCCACCACCCGGCCGGACCCCGCCGGGCGGGCCGCGCTGCTGGCGGCGGCCGCGCAGCTACCCACCGCCGTGTCGCGCGGGGTCGCCGTGGCCACCGTGTGGGACATGCTCACCACGGGCGAGGCCGACGCCGCCGAGGCGGTGCGCTGCCTGACCGCGGTGCTGGCCGTGGAGACCAGCGACGCGGTGATCGAACCGTACCTGCGGCTGGCCATGGACGCCGCCGAGTGGTGGGCCCCGGAATCGCGCCGCGCCGCGCTGACGGCCGAGGTGGCCGAGGTCTGCGCACGGCTGGCCGGGCAGCCGGGCCGCCGCCGGGTGGGGTTGCGCGGGCTGGCCCGTACGGTCGCGGATCTCGCCTCGGTGGCGCGGCTGCGCGACGAGGCGAACGACGATGTGGACCTGCGGTGGCGGGCCCTGATCCGCGCCGCCGCGCTGGGCGGCGACACCGCGCGGGAGGCCGAGTCGCTGCTGGCGCGCGACCCCGATCCGGACGCCCGGTTCCGGGCGCTGGCGGTACGCGCGGCCACGCCGGACGCCGGGGAGAAGGAGGCGGTCTGGCAGGAGCTGGCGGTGCGGCGGTCCGTGCCGATCGGCTCGGTCCCCGCCGTCACGACGGCGTTCTGGCAGCCCGGCCAGGACGGTCTGCTCACCCCGTACGCGCAGAAGTACCTCGCCCTGCTGCCCGAGATGCACCGGGGCGGGATGGTCCCGGCGATGTTCTACGCCCACCGGCTGTTCCCGATGGTCGGTGTCGGCACCGAGTTCCTGCCCCGGGCGCGGGCCGCTGCCGCGCACGCCGCCCCGGTGGTGCGCAAGACGCTGCTGCAGCGCGCCGACGAGGTGGGCCGCATGTTGCGGGCGCGTTCGTGA